CAATACCGTGTCCAGGTATTGCTTTAAATTCATTAACATCTATTAATTCTATAACATCTTCTTCAGCCTTTTTTACAATGGCTTCACCTAAAGGATGCTCTGATCGTTTCTCTGCCGATGCAGCAATTTTAATTATATATTCTTTCTCTATACCTTCAGCTACTATTATGTCAGTAACCTTAGGCTTTCCTTCTGTAATAGTCCCTGTTTTATCAAAAACTATAGTCTGCACTTTATGAGATGTTTCAAGAGCTACACCGCTTTTAATTAGTACTCCATATTCCGCTCCTTTTCCCGTGCCCACCATTATTGCTGTAGGCGTAGCTAAACCAAGAGCACAAGGGCAGGCTATTACCAACACTGATATAAATATAGTTAATGAGAATACACCACTTTCACCAGATATAAGCCATGCTAAAGAGGATATTAATGCAAGTACCATAACAACGGGAACAAAATAACCAGATATTATATCTGCCAATTTAGCTATAGGTGCCTTTGACCCCTGTGCATCCTCCACCAATTTAATAATCTGTGAAAGGGCAGTGTCCTTTCCTACTTTGGTTACTCTATATTTTATAGAGCCATTTTTATTTATGCTAGCACCAATAATCTTATCTCCGATGTTTTTTTCTACAGGTATACTTTCTCCAGTGAGCATAGACTCATCTACAGAAGTATTACCTTCTACCACTTCTCCATCTACAGGCATTTTTTCTCCTGGTTTAACTATTACAATATCACCAATTTCTACTTCATCTATGGGAATTTCTATTTCCTTTTCATCTCTAATTATAGTAGCAGTTTTAGGTGCAAGTCCCATAAGCTTTTTTATTGCTTCAGAAGTTTTACCTTTAGATACGGCTTCCATATATTTTCCAAGAGTAATAAGTGTTAAAATAACTCCTGCAGATTCAAAATATAAATGAATGTTGTGTTCACCACCAGAATAAATTGATGTAATAACCCCATAAACACTATATAAAAATGCTGCTGAAGTTCCAAGAGCCACCAGTGAATCCATATTAGGACTTAATTTTATCAGCGACCTAAATCCAATAGTAAAATATTTTTTTCCTGCAATTATAATTGGCAAGACTAAAATTAATTGTATTATTCCGTATGCTTTCATATGCATCATTGGATTTATTGACATTGGAAGTTCTATATTAAACCATTCTAATATCATAGGACCCATGGCTATTATCAAAAGAGGGACTGCAAATATAGCAGATATAACAAATCTCTTCCAAATGGATTTTATTTGTTTTTCTTTTTTCTCTTTGTCCATATCAATGCTTATTTCTTCTTCCAAAGCCTTATATCCAGCTTTTTCAATAGCTTTCTTTATGTCAGGTATCCTAACTTTTGATGGCTCAAAGGTAATATTCAATTTTTCTGTAGCTAAATTTACATTTGCTTCAATTACACCCTCTAATTTTCTCGAAGCTCTTTCTACTGCTTTTGCACACGCTGCACAAGTCATCCCCTCTATTTTTAGAATCTTATTTGTAGATTCTACCAATGCCTTATATC
This genomic window from Clostridium pasteurianum DSM 525 = ATCC 6013 contains:
- a CDS encoding heavy metal translocating P-type ATPase translates to MATSKTLKIEGMTCAACAKAVERVSKKLDGVEEANVNLATEKLNISFDEAKVSIPDVQKAIEKAGYKALVESTNKILKIEGMTCAACAKAVERASRKLEGVIEANVNLATEKLNITFEPSKVRIPDIKKAIEKAGYKALEEEISIDMDKEKKEKQIKSIWKRFVISAIFAVPLLIIAMGPMILEWFNIELPMSINPMMHMKAYGIIQLILVLPIIIAGKKYFTIGFRSLIKLSPNMDSLVALGTSAAFLYSVYGVITSIYSGGEHNIHLYFESAGVILTLITLGKYMEAVSKGKTSEAIKKLMGLAPKTATIIRDEKEIEIPIDEVEIGDIVIVKPGEKMPVDGEVVEGNTSVDESMLTGESIPVEKNIGDKIIGASINKNGSIKYRVTKVGKDTALSQIIKLVEDAQGSKAPIAKLADIISGYFVPVVMVLALISSLAWLISGESGVFSLTIFISVLVIACPCALGLATPTAIMVGTGKGAEYGVLIKSGVALETSHKVQTIVFDKTGTITEGKPKVTDIIVAEGIEKEYIIKIAASAEKRSEHPLGEAIVKKAEEDVIELIDVNEFKAIPGHGIEVNVDSNTILLGNKKLMDTRGIDLKGFEEESDRLAAEGKTPMYIASKEELMGIIAVADIVKENSKKAIEKLHKMGIEVAMITGDNKKTAEAIAKQVGIDRVLSEVLPQDKANEVKKLQSEGKKVAMVGDGINDAPALAQADIGIAIGSGTDVAMESADIVLMRSDLMDVSTAVELSKKTIKNIKENLFWAFGYNVLGIPVAMGILYILGGPLLNPMIAALAMSFSSVSVLTNALRLKGFKPLT